The Gemmatimonadota bacterium genome segment CCGACGATCCGCGCCGCATCCCGGTGCCGCCCAACGACGGCCCGGTGGCGACGCTCGTGCTGCGCGGTGGGCGCGTGTGGGATGGCACCGGAAGCGCCGCACGCGCGGCGACCGTGGTCATCACCGGCAACAAGATCGCCGCCGTCCTTCCCGCCAGCAGCAACTCGTGGCCCCGGGATGCGCGCGTGATCGACGTCGCGGGCAAGACGGTGATGCCCGGGCTCATCGACCTGCACACGCACATCGACTATCGCACGCCCGGCAACTCCGATGCGCGGGCGTGGAGTCGTGCCGACGGGGCGCTGCGTGGCGTGGAACGGCTGCGCTTCTACATCGAGGGGGGGATCACCTCGATTCGTGACACCGGCTCCGACGGCGAGACGCCGTTCCTGCTCAAGGAATGGGTGAACGAAGGACGACTCGCCGGGCCGCGCGTCTTTGCGGCGGGCTCGCTCATCACCGGCAAGGGCGGGCACGGCGCCGAGGTCGACATCGAAAGCGGGATGCCCCTCGCAAGCATTCGTGAGGCGTCGGGACCGCAAGAATGGCGCGAAGCGGTGCGTCAGCAGTTCCGGAAAGGGGCCGACTTCATCAAGCTCTCCAGTCATTTTTCGGAGGAGGAAGTGAAGGCCGCCGTCGACGAGGCGCACTCGCTCGGCATCAAGGTCACCGTCGATGCCGAGACGTTCTACATCGAGCGCGCGGTCCGTGCGGGCGTCGACATGGTCGAGCATCCGCTGCCGCGTACCGACGAGACCATCCGGCTCATGGCCGAGAAGGGGGTCGAGTCGGACCCGACGCTCATCCCCTACACCCTCATCTTTCGCCTGGCGGGGGGCTACTTCGGCAGCACGAGCCGCCGCTTCACCTTCTCCGACTCGGCCAACTTCGCCGTGGTGAAGAAGATGAAGGACGCCGGCGTCAAGCTGGGGATCGGGACCGACCTGGTGTCCGACTGGTATCGCTACCTCCCGTGGCCCTACCACGAGGAGATGCGGCAGTTCGTTAGGCTCGGTTACACCGTCCCCGAGGTGCTGGGCATCGCCACGCGGGTGAACGCCGAGCTGCTCGACATGGGCGACAAGCTGGGGACGCTCGAGGTGGGGAAGCTGGCCGACGTGCTGGTGGTGGCGGGGAATCCCGACGTGACGCTCGACGACATCGCCAAGGTCGACCTGGTGATTCGCGATGGGCGCCTGCAGGTGCAAGGCGGGGCGGTGGTGACGCCGCGGCACGAGCCGGTGCCGCCGCCGCCGGTCAACCGGGCGCCGGGTGGGGATCGACGCGTTCCGTGACGCTCGAGATTCGGGGACTGACAAAGACCTATCCCAACGGGGTCCGCGCCCTCAACGGCATCGACCTGTCGATCGGGAAGGGGCTGTTCGGGCTGCTGGGCCCCAACGGCGCGGGGAAGTCGTCGCTCATGCGAACGCTGGCCACGCTGCAGCTGCCGGACAGCGGATCGATCACCTTCGGGGAGATCGACGTGCTCGCACGCCCCGACGCGCTCCGCCGCGTGCTGGGCTACCTGCCGCAGGAGTTCGGACTCTATCCCAACCTCTCGGCCGAGGTCACGCTCGATCACTTCGCCACGCTGAAGGGGATCGCCGAGCGGGGGGCGCGAAAGGCGCTGGTGGCGCACCTGCTCAACCAGGTGAACCTGTACCAGGTGCGCAAGAAGCATGTCGGGACCTTCTCCGGTGGGATGAAGCAACGGCTCGGCATCGCCATCGCGCTCGCCGGAGGGCCCCAGCTGCTCATCGTCGACGAACCGACGGCGGGACTCGATCCCACGGAGAGCCGGCGCTTTCTCAACCTCATCGCCGAGATCGGCGAGGAGATCGTCGTGATCCTGTCGACGCACATCGTGGAAGATGTGCGCGAGTTGTGTCGGTCGATGGCCATCATCAACCGCGGGCGGGTGGTGCGAGCCGGCGACCCGCGCCAGATCGTGGCCCAGCTGGCCGGGCGCGTCTGGCGCAAGGAGGTGACCAAAGCCGAGTTGCCGGTCGTGCAGGCCACGCATCATGTGATCTCGGCGCAGCTCCTGGCGGGGACACCAGTGGTGCGTGTGTACGCTGAAACCTCGCCGGGCGCCGGCTTCACGGTGGTGGAACCCGACCTCGAGGACGTCTACTTCCACGAACTGAGCCTCGTACAGCGGGAAGCGGCGGCCTAACGTGCTCGCCTCGGTCGCAGCGTTCGAGCTGCACTTTCACCTCACGCGCCCCATCACCTGGTTCTACTTCGTCCTCTTCGTCGCCGAGGGGGTGCTCTTCATGGCGACGGGGATGGAGGTCGTGGCGGGGGGCGGAGTGGGGACGGTCGCGCGCAACGCCCCGTTTGCCATTGCCGCCGCCCTCCTCACCTTCACCGCGCTCAACCAGGTGATCGTGACGGGGCTGGTCGGGACGTCGGTGCTGCGCGACTACCAGTATCGCACGCACGAACTCGTCTTCACCACGCCGATCACGAAGCGCGACTACCTCGGCGGGCGCTTCCTGGGCGCCTTCGCGATCATGGCGCTGGTGCATGTCGGCCTGCCGGTCGGGCTCCTGCTCGGCGCCCTGGTGCCGCGGTCGGGAGGCACGCCGCTCCCGCCAACCGCGTTCCTTCCGTACGTGACGCAGTACGCGCTCCTCGTCCTCCCCACGTTGTTCCTGACGAGTGCGATCTTCTTCGCGGTCGGTGCGCTCACCCGTAGCCTCTTCGCGATCTATACGCAGGGGTTGGTGCTCCTGGTGGTGCAGCTCCTCACGGGCACCCTGCTGTCCAACCTGGACAGCCAGCGCCTCGCCGCGCTCCTCGACCCGTTTGGCGGGCAGGCGTTCAGCCTCCTCACGCGCTACTGGTCGGTGATGGAGAAGGGGAGTCGGCAGATTGCGGCTGACGGGTTCCTGCTCGAGAACCGCCTCGTGTGGATGGGAGTGTCGCTGGCGCTGCTCGGGGCGACCTACGCGGCCTTCCGCTTCCGCGCCGCGCCGGTGGTGCTGGGACGGGCGAAGGCGGCACGTGACGAGGGGGTGACGCCGGCACCAGCGGCGGTCGCCCATCCCGGCCAGCGGTTCGACGGCGCCGTCTGGCGCGCGCAGGTGGCCAGCAGCACGCGCCTCGCCTTCTGGAGCGTGGTGCGACAGCCGACGTTCGCGGCGATCGTGGCCATGGGCATCGTGCTCCTTTTGGTGTCGTCGCGGAACGTGGACGTGCTCTACGCGCAGGTCTCGTGGCCGCTCACCTATACCGTCGTCGAGACGCTGGCCAACAGCTTTCTCCTGCTCTTCATCCTCATTGTCACGCTGTACACGGGCGAGGCGGTGTGGCGCGAGCGACAGCTCAAGGCCGACCAGATTGCCGACGCACTTCCCTCGGGGACGAGCGTGGCGCTGCTCGGAAACCTCGCGGGCCTGGTCCTCGTCGAGGCACTCCTGCTCCTCATCCTTGCGGTCGTCGGGATGTGCATTCAGACGGCGAAGGGATACACCCACTTCGAGCCGGCGCTTTACCTGCGTTACCTCTTCGGCATCACCTTCCCTGCGCTCGTGCAGCTGACGGCGCTCGCCTTCGCCGTGCATGTCGTGGTGAACCAGAAGTACGTTGGCCACGTCGTCATGGTCGCCTTCTGGGGTGGCGGGATCGTCCTGGCGCAGCTGGGTGCGGGACACCCGATGGTCCGCTACGCGCAAGTGCCCGTGTTCCGCTACTCGGACCTGTATCGCTTTGGTCCGTTTGTTGGGGAGCTGACGGTCTCGGCGCTGTACTGGAGCGGCGTTGCCGGCCTGCTGACGGTCGTCGCCTTCCTCCTCTGGGTGCGTGGGACCGAGAGCCGCTGGCGGGTGCGCTGGGAGGACGCGCGGCGGCGGTGGACCGGGAGTGTCGCGACGACGGCCGGCGCTTCGTGCGCCCTCGCCCTGGCCGCGGGTGGGACCTTCTTCTACAACACCAACATCCTCCATCAGTACCGGAGCGCATCCGGCACGCGCGCGGCGCTTGCCGCCTATGAGCGCGCATACAAGCCGCTGGAGCGTCTGGCGCTCCCGCGCCTGGTGGCGGCCGACGTGCGCGCCGACCTCGAGCCGGAGCGCCGGGCCTTTGGCCTGAGCGGGACGTTCACCTTCGTCAACAAGCACCAGCGCCCGCTCGACTCGCTCCTCGTGATGGTCGCGCACCGGGAGCTGCAGGTCGACACGCTGCGGTGGGATCGTCCGGTGACCACGCTGACGACCGACGCGGCGAGCGGCATGCGGGTCGAGCGGCTCGCGACGCCCCTTGCGCCTGGCGACACGATTCGCCTGCGCTATCGCGCCCGCTATGCCCCGCGCGGCTTCACCGGCGACGGTTCCGCACCGGTCATCACGGTCAACGGGACGTACTTTCGGCGCGACTGGTTCCCGGTCCTGGGCTATGCGCCGAGCCTGGAACTGGTGGACGAGGAGGACCGACGAACGGAAGGGCTCCCACCCCGAACCCGGGTCGCCTCGATCGACGACGTCGCAGCGCGCGACAACGCCTACATGTTAGGCGACAACGCCGACTGGATCGCCTTCCGCGCCACGGTCAGCACCGCCCCCGACCAGGTGGCGGTGGCGCCGGGGATGTTCGTCCGCGACTACCAGGAGAACGGGCGTCGGGTGTTCGAGTACGCGATGGACGCGCCGATGTCCAACGACTACGCCATCCTCTCGGCTCGTTATGCAGTGCGGCGCGAGGCGTATCGGGGCGTTGCCCTCGAGGTCCTCTACCATCCCGGTCACGCCTTCAACGTCGACCGGATGATGACGGCGATGAAGGCGTCGCTCGACTACTACACCACGCACTTCGGCCCCTACCAGTTCCGGCAGCTGCGCATCGTCGAGTTCCCACGCTATGCGCAGTACGCGCTGGCCTTGCCGGGGACCATCCCCTTTTCCGAGGCCGCCGGCTTCATCGCACGCCCCGGCGATGGCCCGGACGACCTGGACATGCCGTTCTACGTCACCGCCCACGAGGTAGCGCATCAATGGTGGGGGCACCAGGTGGCGGGGGCCGACGTGCAGGGCTACGCGTGGCTCTCCGAAGGGCTGTCCAACTACTCGGCGCTCACCGTGATGGAAAAGCGCTACGGGCGCGAACGCCTGCAGAAGTTCCTCGCCTATGAGCTCGACCAGTACCTGCTGGGACGCGGCGCCGAGCGGAAGGGCGAACTCCCGCTCATGCTCGTCGAGGGGCAACCGTACATCCACTACAACAAGGGATCGCTCGCGCTCTACGCCTATCGAGAGCTGATCGGCGAAGCGGCGATGAACCGGGCGCTCGCGTCGTTTCGCGCGGCCACCGCGTTCAGCGGACCGCCCTATCCGACGAGTCGCGACCTGATACGCGCCCTCGCGGCGGAAACGCCCGACTCGCTGCAGTACGCCAGCACCGACCTGTTCCAGACGATCACGCTGTGGGACAACCGAACCGAAGCCGCCACCGCGCGTCGGCGCGCCGATGGCTTGTACGAGGTGTCCATCACCGTCGGTGCCCGGAAGTTCCGCTCCGATAGCCTGGGGACGGAGCGCGAGATCCCGGTCGGTGATCTCGTCGACATCGGCGTGTTTGGTGACCCGACGCCGGGCAACCGGCTCGGCGCACCGCTCCACGTGCAGAAGGCGTGGCTGCGGCGCGCGGATACGACGTACACCGTGGTCGTGCGCGCGCGTCCGGTGCGCGCGGGGATCGATCCGTACAACGTGCTCATCGACCGCAATCGGCGGGACAACGTGAAGACGGTGACGGTCGTCGCCGCTCCCGCCCGGCGCGCGCCGTAGCCGCCGACCGGCGCTGCTCGGTCAGTCGCGCGAAAAGACCCGCCGCACGTCGTCACCGACGCGCGTCACCTTCCCTGTGGTGCGAGAGATGGGGCACCAGAGCGTGCGCGTGCGCGCCAGCACGCGCCGGTCGCTGGCGCGCAGGATCTCCACGAAGCGCTCGAAGCGCACGCTCTCCGCCTGCCCCACCCAGGTCGACGCGACGATCGCGTCGCCGGGGAGCGCGGGGTGCTTGTAGTCGATCTCGTGCCGCAGCGCGACCCAGGCAAACGCCTCCTGCTGCTCGGGCGTCGCCAACGCGCGCCAGTGCGCGGTGGCCACGTCCTGCGCCCAGCGGAGGTAGACGACGTTGTTCACGTGCCCCAACTCGTCGATGTCGTCGGGGGTGATCGCCAGCGGAAGCTCGTAGCGGTCGATCGGATCGGGCGTGGCGGAGGACGACATGGACGCTGGGGCAGGTGTAGCGCAGAGGGCCTGATGGAAACAACGTCGCGTCCGCGGCAGGTCAACCGTGATCGTCGGCGAAGATCCGCGCGGTTGTTCCCGATCGGCCGCCGCGCTAACGTCGTGCCACCTCGCATCTCGCCCCTCGCCCTCCCCGCGCCGACCCTCGTGATGTCCATGCGTCGCCTTCGCGCCCTCAGACCGTCGCTCGCCGCCCTCGCGCTTCTCGCCGCGCTGGTCGCGCGACCGCTCGCGGCTCAATCCACCAAGCGAGGGAGCGCTCCCGCCCCCTTCTCCGTGGTCGAGGCGACGATCCCCGAGATGCGCGCCGCCCTCGCGTCGGGGCGCATCACCTCGCGGCAGCTCGTGCAACAGTATCTCACCCGCATCGCGCTCTACGAGGACCGGCTCAACGCGATCATCTCGATGAATCCCAACGCGCTGGCGGAGGCCGACGCGCGCGATCGCGAGCGCGCACAAGGGAAGGCACTCGGCCCGCTGCACGGCATCCCGGTCGCGCTCAAGGACAACATCAACACGGTCGACATGCCGACCACCGGCGGAGCGCTCGCCTTTGCCGACCTGTATCCGCCGTACGACGCGACGCTCACGAAGAACCTCCGCGACGCGGGCGCCATCATCCTTGCCAAGACGCAGCTGACGGAGCTCGCCAACTGGATCGCCAGCGGGATGCCGGGGAACTACAACGGGCTCAATGGTTACGGGATGAACCCGTGGGACCCGCGGCGCGACCCGCGCGATGCCAACTTCGACGGGCGCCCGGTCCTGAACACCGGCGGCTCCTCGTCAGGCGTCGGGACCAGCGTCTCGTTCTGGGCGGGCAACGTCGGCACCGAGACGTCGGGATCGATCCTCTCGCCGGCGCAGCAGAACATGCTCGTGGGGATCAAGCCCACGGTGGGGCGCGTGAGCCGCTGGGGGGTCATCCCGATCACCGCCGACCAGGACACCCCGGGGCCGATGACGCGCACCGTCACCGACGCCGCCATCATGCTCGGCGCCATGGAAGGAGCGGCGCCGGACCCTAACGACGCGGCAACCAAGGCCTGCCCGCCCCCCGCCGGGCGCGACTACACGAAGTTCCTCAACGCCAAGGGGCTCGCGGGCGCCCGCATCGGCATCCCGCGCGCCTTCTTCTACGACCGCCTCGCCCTCCCCGGGAGCAGCAACCCGCGTGGCGGGATCAACGACGCCCAGCGCGCGGCGATGACCGAGGTGATCGCCGTCCTCAAGGCGCAGGGGGCCGAGGTCGTCGACCCGGCGGACATCCCCAGCGTGGTCGACACGGTCGCCAGCCACAACTTCCTCAACTGGAACACCTGCGGGGGGCTCGACAACGCCAAGGGGCGCGACGCCGACTGCTCCATCGGCTTCAAGTACGGGATGAAGCGCGACTTCAATGCCTGGCTCAAGTCGTTAGGTGACAAGGCGCCGGTCCCGTCGCTCACCGCGCTGCGCCAGTGGAACATCGCCCACCAGCGGGCCGGCGCCATCAAGTATGGCCAGGCGCTGCTCGACATCTCCGACGAGATGGACCTGCAGGGCGACCGCGCGCGCTACCAGGCCGACCGTCGCAAGGACATCCTCCTCTCCGCCACCAACGGGATCGATGCCGCGATGAAGGCCAACCGCCTCGACGCGCTCCTCTTTCCCGGCGTGAGCAGCGCGGGCATCGCCGCCCGCCCGGGCTACCCGTCGATCACGGTTCCCTTCGCGCTTCTCCCCGTGACCCCGGGCGCCCCCGGCGGCTTTGGCGGCGGCGCGTTCCCCGCGGGCTTCGAGCCCAAGCCGGCCCCGTACGGCGTCACCTTCACCGCCGGAGCCTGTGCCGAGCCGAAGCTGATCGAGCTCGCGTACGCCTTCGAGCAGGCCACGAAGCGGCGCAGGTCGCCGCCGCAGTTCCCGTAAGAGGCGCGCCTAGTCGCCGCTCGGCGCAGGCGACGGTGCAGCTGGCGGTGACGCGGGCGGCGTCGCGTGCCCATGGCCGGCGCGCCGGAACCGCCCCAGCAGTGACGACCGCCAATGCTCCATGATCTCGTACACCGTCGGGATCACGACCAGCGTCAGGACGGTCGAGGCGATCACCCCGCCGATCACCGCCCGCCCCAGCGGCGCGCGGAAGTCGGCCCCCTCGCCGATGCCTAACGCCACCGGGATCATCCCGGCAATCAGCGCCAGCGTCGTCATCATGATCGGGCGCAGGCGGATGCGCCCGGCCTTGATGAGCGCGTCGCGCACGCTCAACCCGCCGTCGCGATGCGCCCACTTGGCAAAGTCGATGAGGAGGATCGCGTTCTTCGCCACCAACCCCATCAGCATCATCACCCCGATCAGGCTCATCACGTTGAGCGTGTCGCCGGTGAGCAGGAGCGCCAGCACCACCCCAATCAGTGAGAGCGGAAGCGAGAGCAGGATCACCAGCGGGTCGAGGAAGCTCCCGAACTGCACCACGAGGATGAGGTACATCAGCATCACGGCGATGCCGAGCGCGGTGATGATCGCGCTGAACATCTCGTTCTGGCTCTCGACCTGCCCCCGCTTCGCTGATGCGGTAGCCGGGCGGGAGCGGGATCGACGTCACCCGGCGCATCACGTCGGCCGCCACGTTCCCCATCGAGGCGCCGAGCACG includes the following:
- a CDS encoding amidohydrolase family protein; amino-acid sequence: MRALALATLLLVSLAPRSGAQVTRTERRKWLAPGTNTTDDPRRIPVPPNDGPVATLVLRGGRVWDGTGSAARAATVVITGNKIAAVLPASSNSWPRDARVIDVAGKTVMPGLIDLHTHIDYRTPGNSDARAWSRADGALRGVERLRFYIEGGITSIRDTGSDGETPFLLKEWVNEGRLAGPRVFAAGSLITGKGGHGAEVDIESGMPLASIREASGPQEWREAVRQQFRKGADFIKLSSHFSEEEVKAAVDEAHSLGIKVTVDAETFYIERAVRAGVDMVEHPLPRTDETIRLMAEKGVESDPTLIPYTLIFRLAGGYFGSTSRRFTFSDSANFAVVKKMKDAGVKLGIGTDLVSDWYRYLPWPYHEEMRQFVRLGYTVPEVLGIATRVNAELLDMGDKLGTLEVGKLADVLVVAGNPDVTLDDIAKVDLVIRDGRLQVQGGAVVTPRHEPVPPPPVNRAPGGDRRVP
- a CDS encoding ABC transporter ATP-binding protein; this encodes MTLEIRGLTKTYPNGVRALNGIDLSIGKGLFGLLGPNGAGKSSLMRTLATLQLPDSGSITFGEIDVLARPDALRRVLGYLPQEFGLYPNLSAEVTLDHFATLKGIAERGARKALVAHLLNQVNLYQVRKKHVGTFSGGMKQRLGIAIALAGGPQLLIVDEPTAGLDPTESRRFLNLIAEIGEEIVVILSTHIVEDVRELCRSMAIINRGRVVRAGDPRQIVAQLAGRVWRKEVTKAELPVVQATHHVISAQLLAGTPVVRVYAETSPGAGFTVVEPDLEDVYFHELSLVQREAAA
- a CDS encoding acyl-CoA thioesterase, with the translated sequence MSSSATPDPIDRYELPLAITPDDIDELGHVNNVVYLRWAQDVATAHWRALATPEQQEAFAWVALRHEIDYKHPALPGDAIVASTWVGQAESVRFERFVEILRASDRRVLARTRTLWCPISRTTGKVTRVGDDVRRVFSRD
- a CDS encoding amidase (catalyzes the hydrolysis of a monocarboxylic acid amid to form a monocarboxylate and ammonia), with product MRRLRALRPSLAALALLAALVARPLAAQSTKRGSAPAPFSVVEATIPEMRAALASGRITSRQLVQQYLTRIALYEDRLNAIISMNPNALAEADARDRERAQGKALGPLHGIPVALKDNINTVDMPTTGGALAFADLYPPYDATLTKNLRDAGAIILAKTQLTELANWIASGMPGNYNGLNGYGMNPWDPRRDPRDANFDGRPVLNTGGSSSGVGTSVSFWAGNVGTETSGSILSPAQQNMLVGIKPTVGRVSRWGVIPITADQDTPGPMTRTVTDAAIMLGAMEGAAPDPNDAATKACPPPAGRDYTKFLNAKGLAGARIGIPRAFFYDRLALPGSSNPRGGINDAQRAAMTEVIAVLKAQGAEVVDPADIPSVVDTVASHNFLNWNTCGGLDNAKGRDADCSIGFKYGMKRDFNAWLKSLGDKAPVPSLTALRQWNIAHQRAGAIKYGQALLDISDEMDLQGDRARYQADRRKDILLSATNGIDAAMKANRLDALLFPGVSSAGIAARPGYPSITVPFALLPVTPGAPGGFGGGAFPAGFEPKPAPYGVTFTAGACAEPKLIELAYAFEQATKRRRSPPQFP